One genomic segment of Amycolatopsis sp. WQ 127309 includes these proteins:
- a CDS encoding NUDIX domain-containing protein, which produces MLADDWTPPPVLLAVDLVIFTLRESVLQVLLVERGVDPFEGASALPGGFLATSTEDILAAAHRELFEEAGLGADQLHLEQLGAYGTPDRDPRGRVVSVAYLAIAPELPQPRAGTDAADATWTPVSDVLSHRVRLAFDHERILQDGLERARSKLEHTVLATAFCTPPFTINELQQVYEAVWGVELDPRNFYRKVQAVEDFIVPLGAERRVGRGRPARLFAPGKRSTLFPPLVRPTPTTTTEARR; this is translated from the coding sequence ATGCTCGCCGACGACTGGACACCCCCGCCCGTACTGCTCGCCGTCGACCTGGTGATCTTCACCCTGCGCGAGTCGGTCTTGCAGGTTCTCCTCGTGGAACGCGGCGTCGACCCCTTCGAGGGCGCGTCGGCGCTACCGGGCGGGTTCCTCGCCACCAGTACCGAAGACATCCTCGCGGCCGCCCACCGGGAGCTGTTCGAGGAAGCGGGCCTCGGCGCCGATCAGCTGCACCTGGAGCAGCTCGGCGCTTACGGCACTCCCGATCGCGACCCGAGGGGCCGAGTCGTTTCCGTGGCCTACCTCGCCATCGCGCCGGAGCTACCCCAGCCCCGCGCCGGCACCGACGCGGCCGATGCGACGTGGACCCCGGTTTCCGATGTCCTCAGCCACCGCGTACGCCTGGCTTTCGACCACGAACGGATCCTCCAGGACGGCCTGGAGAGAGCCCGGTCGAAGCTCGAACACACCGTGCTCGCCACCGCTTTCTGCACCCCGCCCTTCACAATCAACGAGCTGCAGCAGGTCTACGAGGCGGTCTGGGGTGTCGAACTCGACCCGCGGAACTTCTATCGCAAAGTCCAAGCGGTCGAGGACTTCATCGTCCCGCTCGGCGCCGAACGCCGCGTCGGCCGCGGCCGTCCGGCCCGCCTGTTCGCCCCCGGCAAGAGATCCACGCTTTTCCCACCCCTGGTACGTCCCACTCCGACCACGACAACCGAGGCGAGACGATGA
- a CDS encoding DUF5684 domain-containing protein, which produces MNDQNSTSVFGLGIGFGSGLIFAVLTIIALWKVFTKAGRPGWAAIIPIYNAYILLKIAGRSGWWLLLLLIPLVNLIVAIIVSIDVAKAFGKSGVFGFFGLFVFSIIGYLILGFGGARYTGPAAAGGPDIQRG; this is translated from the coding sequence ATGAACGATCAAAACTCGACGTCCGTCTTCGGCCTCGGCATCGGGTTCGGTTCCGGCCTGATCTTCGCTGTGCTCACGATCATCGCGCTGTGGAAGGTGTTCACCAAAGCCGGGCGGCCCGGCTGGGCGGCGATCATCCCGATTTACAACGCCTACATCCTGCTGAAGATCGCCGGCCGCTCCGGGTGGTGGCTGCTCCTGCTGCTGATCCCGCTGGTCAACCTGATCGTGGCGATCATCGTCTCGATCGACGTCGCGAAGGCGTTCGGCAAGAGCGGGGTTTTCGGGTTCTTCGGGCTGTTCGTGTTCTCCATCATCGGCTACCTGATTCTCGGCTTCGGCGGGGCGCGCTACACCGGTCCGGCCGCCGCCGGCGGGCCCGACATCCAGCGGGGATAG
- a CDS encoding ester cyclase encodes MTTSTELQSAIDVFRVLVTGDPDLARSVAAPAFVNREAAVAPPACSVPGPGALLASGAWMRAAFDDLRFPVLDAGFDAGVAWVRLRMQGVQNRPFVRFRDGKPDKILPATGRAMDFEQIHVLRVGPDGVTSHEAVRDDLTMLSQLGAFPPKPAVLLAMARGKLTGSSRRAAESVTRAAAEAGRLG; translated from the coding sequence GTGACCACCAGCACCGAGCTGCAGTCCGCGATCGACGTCTTCCGGGTCCTGGTGACCGGCGATCCCGATCTCGCGCGGTCGGTGGCCGCGCCGGCGTTCGTCAACCGGGAGGCCGCGGTCGCCCCGCCCGCCTGCTCGGTGCCCGGGCCCGGCGCGCTGCTCGCCTCGGGTGCCTGGATGCGCGCCGCCTTCGACGACCTGCGGTTCCCGGTGCTCGACGCGGGTTTCGACGCCGGGGTCGCCTGGGTGCGGCTGCGGATGCAGGGGGTGCAGAACCGGCCGTTCGTCCGCTTCCGGGACGGCAAGCCCGACAAGATCCTGCCCGCCACCGGCCGGGCCATGGACTTCGAGCAGATCCACGTGCTGCGCGTCGGCCCGGACGGCGTCACGAGTCACGAGGCGGTGCGGGACGACCTGACCATGCTCAGCCAGCTCGGCGCGTTCCCGCCGAAGCCGGCCGTGCTCCTGGCGATGGCCCGCGGGAAGCTGACCGGCTCGTCCCGCCGCGCGGCGGAGTCGGTGACCCGGGCCGCGGCGGAAGCCGGACGGCTGGGCTGA
- a CDS encoding 5'-methylthioadenosine/S-adenosylhomocysteine nucleosidase, protein MTDDLVVMLTAFNAEYKAVHERLTDVTLHRHDRGTRFEIGTVRGTSCRVALGLTGKGPQSAAVLAERAIQEFSPAALVFVGVAGALWDTPLGDVVVATHVYAYHGGTSEDDGLKARPRVWEADHGVSQIAQHIARAGTWEPGVPPGTAVHFGAIAAGEVVHNSRLSAEARWIREHYNDAMAIEMEAAGVAQAGHLSGSPVAVVRGISDKADGTKTTAADRNWQPQAAANAAAFAVRLATELVRERKQPTMKDNTTPGTIYSTSHGQVGIHAVNVTGSTVYQNGRPPSPTTADLAVELASLREQLSHEHAGGRLDGETYDAAQVELDIAGGALESPTPEGRKTFVLALKRLGGLIADLAGLAAKVTALVSAAKGLV, encoded by the coding sequence ATGACCGACGACCTGGTAGTGATGCTCACGGCCTTCAACGCCGAGTACAAGGCGGTGCACGAGCGGCTGACCGACGTCACCCTGCACCGACACGACCGCGGTACCCGCTTCGAGATCGGTACCGTCCGCGGCACCTCCTGCCGCGTCGCACTCGGCCTCACTGGCAAAGGTCCCCAATCCGCCGCGGTGCTCGCCGAACGCGCGATACAGGAGTTCTCCCCTGCCGCGCTCGTGTTCGTCGGCGTTGCCGGTGCTCTCTGGGATACGCCGCTCGGCGACGTCGTGGTCGCCACCCACGTCTACGCCTACCACGGCGGCACCAGTGAAGACGACGGTCTCAAGGCCCGCCCACGAGTCTGGGAAGCCGACCACGGCGTCAGCCAGATCGCCCAGCACATCGCCCGTGCCGGCACGTGGGAACCGGGCGTCCCACCGGGGACCGCGGTGCACTTCGGCGCTATCGCGGCCGGCGAAGTCGTCCACAACTCCCGCTTGTCAGCCGAAGCTCGCTGGATCCGCGAGCACTACAACGACGCCATGGCGATCGAGATGGAAGCTGCCGGTGTCGCCCAGGCCGGGCACCTCAGCGGTTCACCCGTCGCCGTCGTCCGCGGCATCAGCGACAAGGCTGACGGCACCAAAACCACGGCAGCGGACCGTAACTGGCAGCCACAGGCCGCCGCCAACGCCGCAGCTTTCGCGGTCCGTCTGGCCACCGAGCTCGTCCGAGAACGAAAGCAGCCCACCATGAAGGACAACACCACCCCCGGCACGATCTACTCCACCTCCCACGGGCAGGTCGGCATCCACGCCGTCAACGTCACCGGTAGCACGGTCTACCAGAACGGCAGGCCTCCCTCGCCGACCACGGCCGACCTCGCCGTCGAGCTCGCCTCACTCCGGGAACAGCTTTCGCACGAACACGCTGGGGGCCGGCTCGACGGCGAGACCTATGACGCCGCTCAGGTCGAGCTCGACATCGCCGGCGGAGCACTCGAGTCACCGACCCCGGAAGGCCGGAAAACCTTCGTCCTCGCGCTCAAACGACTCGGCGGCCTCATCGCAGACCTCGCCGGACTGGCCGCCAAAGTCACCGCTTTGGTCAGCGCGGCCAAGGGTCTCGTATGA
- a CDS encoding TerB N-terminal domain-containing protein, whose product MRAQPAPSRPLNSRPSTTRPTSTQAVAPPPPRPDRPARGHGWVPPGRGVVVAGTTLPGGLLYFGTGMPDAAGVGIEPALIDPALPVDLRNPDWPGESMGYWPSYADISPRARGAYLAWLAGGRANPNAYIGYVFLYFYGLERRLLTEVPDLDDASAEFAALVSEVRRLLDIYRGNRSFRGYAEGLLDAVALLDPTVRYDRAAPPVGEWSHELPVDLKVGLAQLAVEGRPVPADWALSWYGHHPDSYLRTPAVRCANEFLELFTKRYRAKYGDGMVVKPNKPRLSVGYYAASRGFYGHVTLENTKLPDVGKLTGPITKLRDIVEGVTSDLDAYSRYLGRNPDGAGSPAAIALLPEGVTHKPSPETEALWSWAAQSIDSDGRGVTSAQELISRWPTKTGKLAKSDAVAVAQLLENRGLGIEPDVRFGGSTPTPTSSVVLFRRADHVVSAPGAEYAAALAIINLGMLVAAADGTVSEPERRALRELAIDDLDLSEDERLRLDAHAALVLTKPPTPAVLRRRLESLPTSRKATVGQLLATIAAADGQVTPDEIRTLERLFTTLGLDPADVYGTLHAAATSTDELTSARIPGTPRSGRTIPAPPTSPTTTLTLDPDRLARTRAESVRVAAELAEIFAEGDPAPPPPPPPETATVGGLDPAHAQLFHRLVERDSWSRSEFDALAAEAGLLPDGALDVLNDAAYDRTDEPLCEGSDPIEIDQDIVKDMLG is encoded by the coding sequence GTGCGGGCGCAGCCTGCCCCCTCACGGCCGCTGAACAGTCGACCCTCGACCACGCGACCGACCAGCACACAGGCCGTTGCTCCGCCCCCACCTCGACCGGACCGACCAGCGCGTGGCCATGGCTGGGTTCCTCCGGGCCGGGGGGTTGTGGTCGCGGGCACGACGCTGCCGGGCGGACTGCTCTACTTCGGCACGGGTATGCCCGACGCCGCCGGTGTCGGGATCGAACCCGCCTTGATCGACCCGGCCCTGCCGGTCGACCTGCGCAACCCGGACTGGCCGGGCGAATCGATGGGCTACTGGCCCAGCTACGCCGATATCTCGCCACGGGCACGTGGCGCTTACCTGGCATGGCTGGCCGGTGGCCGCGCGAACCCGAACGCCTACATCGGCTACGTGTTCCTGTATTTCTACGGTCTCGAGCGTCGCCTGCTGACCGAGGTTCCCGACCTCGACGACGCAAGCGCGGAGTTCGCGGCCCTGGTGAGCGAAGTCCGCCGGCTGCTCGACATCTACCGCGGCAACCGATCCTTCCGCGGGTATGCCGAAGGCTTGCTCGATGCGGTCGCCCTGCTCGACCCCACGGTGCGGTACGACCGCGCGGCGCCACCGGTCGGCGAGTGGAGTCACGAGCTTCCCGTGGACCTCAAGGTGGGGTTGGCGCAGTTGGCTGTCGAGGGACGTCCGGTCCCGGCGGACTGGGCGTTGTCCTGGTACGGCCACCACCCGGACTCGTACCTGCGCACGCCGGCGGTGCGCTGCGCGAACGAGTTCCTGGAGCTGTTCACGAAGCGGTACCGCGCGAAGTACGGCGACGGCATGGTCGTCAAGCCGAACAAGCCGCGCCTCTCCGTCGGCTACTACGCGGCCAGCAGAGGCTTCTACGGGCACGTCACGCTCGAAAACACGAAGCTGCCCGACGTCGGCAAGCTGACCGGCCCGATCACCAAGCTGCGGGACATCGTCGAGGGTGTGACCAGCGATCTCGATGCCTACAGTCGCTACCTCGGCCGCAATCCCGACGGCGCGGGCTCCCCCGCCGCCATCGCGCTGCTGCCGGAGGGTGTCACGCACAAGCCCAGCCCCGAGACCGAGGCGCTGTGGTCGTGGGCCGCGCAGAGCATCGACAGCGACGGCCGCGGCGTCACCTCTGCTCAGGAGCTGATCTCACGGTGGCCGACGAAGACCGGCAAGCTCGCCAAGTCCGATGCCGTCGCGGTGGCTCAGCTGCTCGAGAACCGCGGGCTCGGCATCGAACCCGACGTGCGCTTCGGCGGGAGCACCCCGACACCGACGTCCTCGGTCGTCCTGTTCCGGCGAGCGGACCACGTGGTCAGCGCCCCGGGCGCCGAGTACGCGGCCGCGCTCGCGATCATCAACCTCGGCATGCTCGTCGCCGCCGCGGACGGCACGGTCAGCGAACCCGAACGACGTGCACTGCGGGAGCTGGCGATCGACGACCTCGATCTCAGCGAGGACGAGCGGCTCCGGCTCGACGCCCACGCCGCTCTTGTCTTGACCAAACCACCCACCCCCGCGGTCCTGCGCCGGCGGCTGGAGTCCCTGCCGACCTCCCGCAAGGCCACGGTCGGGCAGTTGCTCGCCACCATCGCGGCAGCCGATGGCCAGGTCACCCCGGACGAGATCCGTACCCTCGAGCGGCTGTTCACCACTCTCGGCCTCGATCCCGCCGATGTGTACGGCACGTTGCACGCGGCAGCCACCTCGACGGACGAGCTGACCAGCGCCCGGATCCCCGGTACACCCCGATCCGGCCGCACGATCCCCGCGCCACCCACCAGCCCGACCACGACGCTGACCCTCGACCCGGACCGGCTCGCCCGGACACGGGCCGAATCGGTCCGGGTCGCCGCCGAACTCGCCGAGATCTTCGCCGAAGGTGATCCGGCTCCGCCGCCACCCCCGCCGCCGGAAACAGCGACCGTCGGCGGGCTGGACCCCGCACACGCACAGCTGTTCCACCGGCTCGTCGAGCGGGACTCGTGGAGCCGTTCCGAGTTCGACGCGCTGGCCGCCGAGGCGGGTCTCCTGCCCGACGGCGCCCTCGACGTCCTCAACGACGCGGCCTACGACCGCACCGACGAGCCGCTGTGCGAGGGCTCCGACCCCATCGAGATCGACCAGGACATCGTGAAGGACATGCTCGGATGA
- a CDS encoding TetR/AcrR family transcriptional regulator → MTRPYKSARRTSAAAETRRAVLAAALALFEERGYVGATLAEIATRAEVAVNTVYTSVGGKPQLLIELIREAANNDQIDDSLRKLNTARSGREVIAEVAEGTATVFRDRAWLLGALYDNAGTEPLLTEAVESAETAYADRLAEAASRIVALGELREGVDIATASDILWFHFGFRPWRDLRTRGWSWQRATAWLTTQAGHALLTEPPTD, encoded by the coding sequence GTGACGCGCCCCTACAAGTCCGCCAGACGGACGTCCGCGGCGGCGGAGACCCGCCGCGCCGTGCTCGCGGCCGCGCTCGCCCTGTTCGAGGAGCGGGGCTACGTCGGGGCGACGCTGGCGGAGATCGCCACGCGCGCGGAGGTGGCGGTCAACACCGTCTACACCAGCGTCGGCGGCAAACCGCAGCTGCTGATCGAGCTGATCCGCGAAGCCGCGAACAACGACCAGATCGACGACTCACTGCGCAAGCTGAACACCGCCCGGTCCGGCCGAGAGGTCATCGCCGAGGTCGCGGAGGGCACCGCGACAGTCTTCCGCGACCGCGCCTGGCTGTTAGGCGCGCTGTACGACAACGCGGGCACCGAACCGCTGCTCACCGAGGCGGTGGAAAGCGCCGAGACGGCGTACGCCGACAGACTCGCCGAGGCGGCGTCCCGCATAGTGGCCCTGGGCGAACTCCGCGAGGGAGTCGACATCGCGACCGCGTCGGACATCCTCTGGTTCCACTTCGGTTTCCGCCCGTGGCGAGACCTCCGAACACGAGGCTGGTCCTGGCAAAGAGCGACCGCCTGGCTGACCACCCAGGCGGGCCACGCACTGCTCACCGAGCCACCAACCGACTGA
- a CDS encoding BREX system ATP-binding domain-containing protein: protein MVNLYKLAHTGARKSNYEQVLRIVNDCLQGNVEGLGFCFGGTPEMLMDTRRGLYSYEALRSRLAENNFAVGGLVDYSGPVLRLANLTPEDMHVLLEHLRHVYAGGDPAAYLVPDEALAAFMQHCAGRIGDAYFRTPRNTIKEFVNLLAVLDQNPGADWRQLLGNVSIDTETNPDLEPLPDELDASNTNGTDELTSLRI, encoded by the coding sequence ATGGTCAACCTCTACAAGCTCGCTCACACCGGAGCCCGCAAGTCCAACTACGAGCAGGTGCTGCGGATCGTCAACGACTGCCTCCAGGGCAACGTCGAAGGTCTCGGCTTCTGCTTCGGCGGCACCCCGGAAATGCTGATGGACACCCGCCGCGGGCTCTACAGCTACGAAGCTCTCCGCAGCCGTCTCGCCGAGAACAACTTCGCCGTCGGCGGCCTCGTCGACTACTCCGGTCCCGTCCTGCGGCTGGCGAACCTGACCCCGGAAGACATGCACGTGCTGCTCGAGCACCTCCGCCACGTCTACGCCGGCGGTGACCCCGCCGCCTACCTCGTGCCAGACGAGGCGCTGGCCGCGTTCATGCAGCACTGCGCCGGCCGGATCGGCGACGCGTACTTCCGCACCCCGCGCAACACCATCAAGGAGTTCGTCAACCTCCTGGCCGTGCTCGACCAGAACCCCGGTGCCGACTGGCGGCAGCTGCTCGGAAATGTCTCGATCGACACCGAGACGAACCCCGATCTCGAGCCTCTGCCCGACGAACTCGACGCCTCGAACACGAACGGCACCGATGAACTCACCAGTCTCCGCATCTGA
- a CDS encoding DEAD/DEAH box helicase, whose amino-acid sequence MNSPVSASEAVNFGLLHPKVQRWVWQQGWSELRDVQDSAIPAILEGDTDVLIGAATAAGKTEAAFLPICSKLAENTGPGIQALYVGPLKALINDQFRRTEELCEALDIRTHRWHGDVAGTRKQALLRDPSGILLITPESLEAMFVLRGTQITRLFGSLQYVVVDELHSFLGTERGAQLLSQLHRLEIAVKRRVPRIGLSATLGNMSLAADQLRPDNGDRVTVLESAATGQELRLQLRSYVDERPDSEESSDTAVRSIADHLFANLRGRTNLVFANARSRVELYAAELADRSVTAGVSNEFHAHHGNLAKELREDVEAMLKDPTKPTTAVCTTTLEMGIDIGAIAQVAQIGPPPSVASLRQRLGRSGRRDEPAILRAYCATVAIDAETSLLDSLQLPLVQTIASIDLLLERWCEPPEPSRLHLSTLIQQLLSLIAQHGGARPAEAYRVLCGAGSPFSTVTTAQFADLLKTLGAKDVLTQAGDGTLLLGGCGEPTVNHYTFYAAFQTPEEYRLVHSGRQLGTMPIDFPLYEGLLLVFAGQRWRVVAVHEEDKAVQLTPAPGGKPPHLGDSGGLVHSEVRAKMRTLLEGDHAPAYLDQQSRTLLEQARRKYAALELDSRPVIADGSDTLLFPWTGDRRLHTLAAILNDTRMEAAVDGAALRLVGTPREAALTALTRVAEGPVPDPGELARKIESKATEKFDRWLSDDLLCAQFASAVLDCPGAVHAARVLTA is encoded by the coding sequence ATGAACTCACCAGTCTCCGCATCTGAAGCCGTCAACTTCGGCCTGCTGCATCCGAAAGTGCAGCGGTGGGTGTGGCAACAAGGGTGGAGCGAGCTGCGTGACGTCCAGGACTCGGCCATCCCCGCCATCCTGGAAGGCGACACCGATGTCCTGATCGGCGCGGCTACCGCCGCGGGTAAGACCGAAGCCGCGTTCCTGCCGATCTGCTCGAAGCTCGCTGAGAACACGGGCCCGGGAATTCAGGCGCTGTACGTCGGGCCGCTCAAGGCACTGATCAACGACCAGTTCCGGAGAACCGAAGAGCTGTGCGAAGCACTCGACATCCGGACTCACCGCTGGCACGGCGACGTCGCGGGCACCCGCAAGCAGGCTTTGCTGCGCGATCCCTCCGGAATCCTGCTGATCACCCCGGAGTCCTTGGAAGCGATGTTCGTGCTGCGCGGGACGCAGATCACGCGGCTGTTCGGGTCATTGCAGTACGTGGTCGTCGACGAGCTGCACTCGTTCCTGGGCACCGAGCGCGGGGCCCAGTTGCTTTCTCAGCTTCACCGCCTCGAAATCGCTGTCAAGCGACGAGTTCCGAGGATCGGGCTGTCGGCGACATTGGGAAACATGTCCCTGGCCGCCGATCAGCTTCGTCCTGACAACGGCGACCGGGTGACGGTCCTCGAATCGGCTGCGACCGGTCAAGAGCTGCGACTGCAGCTGAGGAGCTACGTCGACGAACGACCGGACTCCGAGGAATCCTCGGACACCGCGGTCCGCAGCATCGCGGACCATCTGTTCGCGAACCTGCGAGGCAGGACCAACCTGGTGTTCGCGAACGCACGGTCGCGTGTCGAGCTGTACGCGGCCGAACTAGCCGACCGCAGCGTCACCGCCGGGGTTTCAAACGAGTTTCACGCCCACCACGGCAACCTCGCCAAAGAGCTCCGCGAAGACGTCGAAGCGATGCTCAAGGATCCCACCAAGCCGACCACGGCCGTCTGCACGACGACGCTCGAGATGGGGATCGACATCGGCGCCATCGCCCAGGTCGCGCAGATCGGCCCACCGCCGTCGGTCGCCTCCCTGAGGCAACGGCTCGGCCGCTCGGGACGTCGCGACGAGCCGGCGATTCTCCGCGCCTACTGCGCCACGGTGGCGATCGACGCCGAGACGTCGCTCCTCGACAGCCTGCAGTTGCCGCTGGTGCAGACGATTGCGTCGATCGACCTGCTGCTCGAACGCTGGTGTGAGCCACCGGAGCCGTCCCGGCTGCACCTGTCCACCCTGATCCAGCAGCTCTTGTCCTTGATCGCCCAGCACGGCGGGGCGCGGCCGGCCGAGGCTTATCGCGTGCTGTGTGGAGCCGGCAGTCCGTTCTCGACAGTCACCACAGCGCAGTTCGCGGACCTGCTCAAGACGCTCGGCGCCAAGGACGTGCTCACCCAGGCCGGCGACGGCACCCTGCTCCTCGGCGGATGCGGGGAGCCGACCGTCAACCACTACACGTTCTACGCCGCTTTCCAGACTCCCGAGGAGTACCGTCTTGTCCACAGTGGACGTCAGCTCGGCACCATGCCGATCGACTTCCCTCTCTACGAAGGACTCCTGCTGGTCTTCGCCGGCCAACGATGGCGCGTGGTCGCCGTCCACGAAGAAGACAAAGCCGTCCAGCTCACCCCGGCGCCCGGCGGCAAGCCTCCGCACCTCGGCGACTCCGGCGGTCTGGTGCACAGCGAAGTCCGGGCGAAGATGCGAACGCTCCTCGAAGGCGACCACGCTCCCGCCTACCTCGACCAGCAGTCGCGAACGCTGCTCGAGCAAGCCCGGCGGAAGTACGCGGCCCTCGAACTCGACAGTCGCCCGGTCATCGCCGACGGCTCCGACACCCTGCTGTTCCCGTGGACCGGCGACCGCCGGCTGCACACTCTCGCCGCTATCCTCAACGACACCAGGATGGAGGCCGCAGTCGACGGAGCCGCTCTTCGACTGGTCGGCACGCCCCGCGAAGCGGCGCTGACCGCGCTGACGAGGGTGGCCGAGGGGCCTGTGCCCGACCCGGGCGAACTCGCCCGCAAGATCGAGAGCAAGGCTACCGAGAAGTTCGACAGGTGGCTGAGCGACGATCTGCTCTGCGCTCAGTTCGCATCGGCCGTCCTCGACTGCCCGGGAGCCGTCCACGCCGCACGGGTTCTCACGGCCTGA
- a CDS encoding Dyp-type peroxidase — translation MRRRTVLAGASLLGVAACAPAAPAPPVAPVPHQPGVVTAPPAAAVFAAFDLASGTPEAIFRALTPGTRAADAEVTVAVGASLFDGRFGLAKRAPRRLGTMPAFPNDVLDPALCHGDLLLQVASHDARTADAALRRALAPVGGALRPRWRIDGFREENTTTADGRAATRDLFGFREGEGNPDVRDPAVAARFVWTGDGEPAWAAGGTYQVVRRIRFSPALWDAEPTARQEAVIGRRKTDGAPLGHDREDAAFDYTADPAGQSIALDSHIRRANPRTPETEPNRILRRGYSFRTNATPTTDRDEGIVFVCFQRDIETGFATVQRRLAGQALDKYVLPVGGGYFFVLPGTTGAPDDYIGRALVQAP, via the coding sequence GTGCGACGGCGAACCGTGCTCGCGGGCGCCAGCCTGCTCGGGGTGGCGGCCTGCGCGCCTGCGGCCCCGGCGCCGCCGGTGGCGCCGGTCCCCCACCAGCCGGGCGTGGTGACGGCACCGCCCGCGGCCGCCGTCTTCGCCGCGTTCGACCTGGCTTCCGGGACACCGGAGGCGATCTTCCGGGCCCTGACCCCCGGGACGCGCGCGGCCGACGCCGAGGTCACCGTCGCGGTCGGCGCGTCGCTGTTCGACGGCCGGTTCGGCCTGGCGAAGCGCGCGCCGCGGCGGCTGGGCACGATGCCCGCGTTCCCGAACGACGTCCTGGATCCCGCGCTGTGCCACGGGGATCTGCTCCTGCAGGTGGCTTCGCACGACGCGCGGACCGCCGACGCCGCCTTGCGCCGCGCACTCGCGCCGGTGGGCGGCGCGCTGCGCCCGCGCTGGCGGATCGACGGCTTCCGCGAGGAGAACACGACCACCGCCGACGGCCGCGCGGCGACCCGGGACCTGTTCGGGTTCCGCGAGGGCGAAGGCAATCCGGACGTGCGCGACCCCGCCGTCGCCGCGAGGTTCGTCTGGACCGGCGACGGCGAACCGGCCTGGGCCGCGGGCGGCACCTACCAGGTAGTGCGCCGGATCCGCTTCTCGCCGGCACTGTGGGACGCCGAACCGACAGCCCGCCAGGAGGCGGTCATCGGCCGCCGCAAAACCGACGGCGCCCCACTGGGCCACGACCGCGAGGACGCCGCGTTCGACTACACGGCCGACCCGGCCGGGCAATCGATCGCCCTGGACTCCCACATCCGGCGGGCGAACCCACGAACCCCGGAGACGGAGCCGAACCGCATCCTGCGCCGCGGCTACTCATTCCGCACGAACGCAACCCCGACCACCGACCGCGACGAGGGAATCGTGTTCGTCTGCTTCCAGCGCGACATCGAGACGGGTTTCGCGACGGTGCAGCGCCGTCTGGCCGGCCAGGCCCTGGACAAGTACGTACTCCCGGTAGGCGGCGGGTATTTCTTCGTCCTACCTGGCACGACAGGCGCCCCAGACGACTACATCGGCCGCGCCCTCGTTCAGGCACCGTAA